In a single window of the Papaver somniferum cultivar HN1 chromosome 8, ASM357369v1, whole genome shotgun sequence genome:
- the LOC113302233 gene encoding uncharacterized protein LOC113302233 isoform X3 — translation MLEISGLGIYYSTSEGPSNSMGIEDAAEYQLFSDARVESDTNDYIVAPFDVAVSFVVNRSEKLESDVPQYSIVAEITSLVLQMNEVQLKQIFVLWDYLCTSEVRERYWRYRPSFDSLSRKPKGWQRMWWQYAQESILSDVCRKLKKTSWKHLGWRMSYRRKYVSLYKRKLDFLHQKQTVEEDILKELELMEKETDIDDILSFRSIAERELEKLLPSSTASSVGANGWINWLFRGMLGSGETAGQFSGAVSQELIKDIYEAADFVPVPSLDVGVSTKSRILSSVKFKVHKVTATLGSKISQKEVIRIILGVVDIECKHWDESWTIELLVNSLGLVDPYAKKDILLLGKGVSEQSNSNDKVRCLSVVVDTSPINNDTDLSLKVELQPFEVIYDAEFLSNLLDFQRIFGSFHSQRERVLMSLNELENVSARVLSKTEYVVSNRKQIIWDISLSSVSIKIPWETDHHSTQYFLSLDLGTLICRSKIQKETLAPNWKPLADYLSTAFAGTTSSTDRTVKPVDHLQDLYDHFKITLTGLEVNLTVPGCSKAVSIVEKLDAYIKLASCIIPNESTLKQLEVHVVVVSTLSVHFSPSIYGAAVGLIKSFDILAPQSESESVRQGTLKDSSAFQLSFTANVELVSLHVHSSDDDNGDGSLLLVCALGELDIQYALEQMTKACFVCVKALKIETGKLSDETSDLTLCLSKSISAAAHQRGFVSEANAPKSDGGERSTPLDGCFIMHYQAERNVEEVCHKLTMFFNEVDLHCYPKVIGSLYQYFDSLSRYDSSSLPYSGKSLANSKESGKILANSKETRYRVLMSGFWPAKFGFSNFCESGSTEACITLGQFPFITIDSSGSLGRIEQSLIHGISEWRNILNVRDKKCERIAKVNVRKRSKVPRVPTVKYSWSNNDSTSGRSSDSAICIIDLNLTGITIHFHDSSCILGTLSVPISKSLIALSRTHYLDMLCSIEGLHLSSSWLSQYFYKWLWGSSEHNLAPVFNFRVRRINGATRPQIELCFSIQHVRCILPPEYLAILIGYFSLPDWNKKEPVQFVTENGNCKDMDNSHVKIMYKFEVLDSVLILPVDDDGHQTIHLQLEQLYCSFTAKSKAEDALKDIPLDCMVQADKVADIVHVLNIFGRGVSLSLVPRKNEGHASLTDCQSTSCGNVPLIPAFDADLWIRIPCGNQPSDGLSTPTSVMVKVSNWQIIAEVDYFLYGIEAIANIVNQLSAVGSESGYFKSDVLQFMQLKKSIKEGSVVLTNVSSPTFIEVKCCVKLLTIKLCQSRGRGQSNNLSEPVAKADLQFIFSGKFKDDIPLSMDICLSNISLYSFHTSVILLHSIVSSVSSCFEIHLSKLSSGDNEIVFCIPSLDIWLHMSDWSTVVDLIGCYSQDQNNTEVMVESSENSSLGTLELPKDSSGNVIEASPESPTTSLHSNKDFQESGNLILKSEEIDISLHFPLSVRETFDILREP, via the exons ATGTTGGAGATATCAGGCTTGGGAATTTATTATAGCACATCTGAGGGACCTTCGAATTCAATGGGTATTGAAGATGCCGCTGAGTACCAACTTTTCAGTGATGCGAGAGTGGAAAGTGATACAAATGATTATATTGTGGCCCCATTTGATGTTGCTGTATCTTTTGTG GTGAACAGGTCTGAGAAGCTTGAGAGTGATGTTCCACAATATTCTATTGTTGCTGAGATAACTTCTCTG GTGCTGCAAATGAATGAAGTTCAGCTCAAGCAAATCTTTGTTCTTTGGGATTATTTATGCACATCTGAAGTGAGGGAGAG GTATTGGCGTTATCGCCCATCATTTGattctttatcaagaaaaccaaaGGGCTGGCAAAGGATGTGGTGGCAGTACGCCCAAGAATCCATCTTATCCGATGTTTGTAGAAAGTTAAAGAAGACTTCCTGGAAACATCTTGGGTGGCGAAT GAGTTATCGACGAAAGTATGTGAGCTTATACAAAAGAAAACTGGACTTTCTCCATCAAAAGCAG ACTGTAGAAGAAGACATACTTAAAGAATTGGAGCTTATGGAGAAAGAAACAGATATTGACGACATCTTGAGTTTTAGGTCAATCGCAGAACGTGAATTGGAG AAACTTCTGCCGAGCTCTACAGCTTCGAGTGTGGGAGCAAATGGATGGATAAATTGGTTATTTCGTGGCATGCTTGGTTCGGGTGAAACAGCGGGCCAGTTTTCTGGTGCTGTTTCTCAGGAACTTATCAAG GATATATACGAGGCAGCAGACTTCGTTCCAGTTCCTTCTCTTGATGTGGGTGTTTCTACAAAAAGCAGAATCTTATCTTCAGTCAAGTTCAAAGTTCATAAAGTCACTGCAACACTAGGCAGCAA GATCAGCCAGAAGGAAGTCATacggataattttgggtgtcgTGGATATTGAATGTAAACATTGGGACGAATCATGGACAATTGAGCTGTTGGTTAATTCATTGGGTCTGGTGGACCCATATGCTAAGAAAGACATTCTGCTTCTTGGAAAG GGTGTCTCTGAGCAAAGTAATTCGAATGATAAAGTACGGTGTCTCAGCGTTGTAGTTGATACATCTCCTATAAACAATGACACTGATCTTTCATTAAAG GTTGAGCTTCAACCTTTTGAAGTTATTTACGATGCTGAGTTTTTATCGAATCTATTGGACTTCCAGCGGATTTTTGGATCATTCCATTCTCAGCGTGAGAGA GTCCTCATGTCATTAAATGAGCTTGAAAATGTTAGTGCTCGAGTACTATCGAAAACTGA ATATGTTGTCTCCAACCGTAAACAAATAATTTGGGATATCAGTTTAAGCAGTGTCTCCATCAAAATTCCATGGGAAACAGATCATCATTCCACACAGTATTTTTTG aGTTTGGACTTGGGAACTCTTATCTGTAGATCAAAGATTCAGAAGGAAACTCTGGCACCAAACTGGAAGCCCCTAGCTGACTATTTGTCCACAGCTTTCGCGGGCACAACTTCTTCCACTGATAGGACAGTGAAACCAGTTGACCACCTTCAAGATCTGTACGATCACTTCAAAATTACTTTGACTGGTTTAGAG GTGAATCTAACGGTACCTGGTTGTTCTAAAGCAGTCTCCATTGTCGAGAAACTTGATGCGTATATTAAGTTGGCATCATGCATTATACCAAATGAATCGACGTTGAAGCAGCTAGAG GTCCATGTGGTTGTTGTGTCAACACTTAGTGTACATTTCTCGCCCTCAATATATGGTGCAGCTGTTGGCTTGATTAAATCTTTTGATATTCTGGCTCCGCAATCAGAATCCGAATCTGTGCGCCAGGGGACCTTAAAGGATTCAAGTGCTTTCCAATTATCTTTCACGGCTAATGTTGAGCTTGTTAGCTTGCATGTACACTCCAGTGATGACGATAATGGAGATGGTAGCCTTCTTCTCGTCTGTGCTCTTGGGGAGTTGGACATTCA GTATGCTCTCGAGCAAATGACAAAAGCATGTTTTGTCTGCGTCAAAGCATTGAAAATTGAAACAGGTAAATTGAGCGATGAAACTAGTGACTTAACATTATGCTTATCCAAGAGTATATCTGCTGCTGCACATCAGCGCGGATTTGTCTCAGAAGCTAACGCTCCAAAAAGTGACGGTGGTGAAAGAAGTACACCTTTGGATGGATGCTTTATTATGCACTATCAAGCGGAGAGAAATGTGGAGGAAGTTTGTCACAAGTTGACGATGTTCTTTAATGAAGTTGATCTCCATTGCTACCCTAAAGTTATTGGATCCCTCTATCAGTATTTCGATAGCTTATCTCGATATGATTCCTCGTCATTACCTTATTCAGGGAAAAGCTTAGCCAATAGTAAAGAATCGGGAAAAATCTTAGCCAATAGTAAAGAAACAAGATATAGAGTACTGATGTCTGGATTTTGGCCTGCAAAATTTGGGTTTTCGAATTTCTGCGAATCTGGGTCAACTGAGGCATGCATAACTCTGGGTCAGTTTCCCTTCATAACTATTGATAGTTCGGGTTCCCTCGGTAGAATTGAGCAGTCTCTTATTCATGGCATTTCTGAGTGGAGGAATATTTTGAATGTGAGGGATAAAAAATGTGAGAGAATTGCAAAAGTTAACGTTAGGAAGAGGTCTAAAGTGCCCAGAGTTCCGACAGTGAAATATTCATGGAGCAATAATGATTCCACTTCTGGGAGAAGCAGTGATTCTGCTATTTGCATTATTGATTTGAACCTCACTGGAATCACAATACACTTCCATGATTCATCCTGTATTCTGGGAACTCTTTCGGTGCCAATTTCTAAGTCTTTGATTGCTTTAAGCAGGACACATTATTTGGATATGTTATGTTCTATTGAGGGGCTACATCTCTCATCATCTTGGTTGTCCCAGTACTTTTACAAGTGGCTATGGGGCTCATCTGAACACAATCTGGCCCCTGTTTTCAATTTTCGCGTAAGAAGGATCAATGGTGCAACGAGGCCCCAAATTGAATTGTGTTTCAGCATTCAACATGTGCGCTGCATTTTGCCGCCCGAATATCTGGCGATATTAATTGGTTATTTTTCTCTACCTGATTGGAACAAGAAGGAACCTGTACAGTTTGTTACGGAAAATGGCAACTGCAAGGATATGGACAACAGCCATGTCAAAATTATGTACAAATTTGAGGTCCTTGACTCCGTATTGATTTTACCCGTGGATGATGATGGACATCAAACTATACATCTTCAACTTGAACAGTTATATTGCAGTTTCACTGCAAAGAGCAAAGCAGAGGATGCTCTGAAGGACATTCCTCTTGACTGTATGGTTCAAGCAGATAAAGTTGCAGATATAGTCCACGTCCTCAACATATTTGGGCGGGGTGTATCTTTGTCGTTGGTACCACGTAAGAACGAGGGACATGCTTCTTTGACTGATTGTCAGAGTACCAGTTGCGGAAATGTACCCTTAATTCCAGCATTTGACGCTGATCTATGGATCAGAATACCATGCGGAAATCAGCCTTCAGATGGACTTTCTACTCCTACTTCTGTTATGGTGAAGGTTAGCAACTGGCAAATTATTGCTGAAG TTGATTACTTTCTCTATGGAATTGAAGCTATTGCAAACATCGTAAACCAGCTGTCTGCAGTCGGGAGTGAATCTGGATATTTCAAATCTGATGTATTGCAGTTTATGCAGTTGAAGAAGAGTATAAAAGAAGGAAGTGTAGTTCTAACCAATGTTTCAAGTCCGACCTTTATAGAAGTAAAATGTTGTGTCAAGTTACTCACAATAAAATTATGTCAGTCAAGGGGAAGAGGACAGTCTAATAACTTGTCAGAGCCCGTTGCCAAGGCAGATTTACAATTTATATTTTCTGGAAAGTTCAAAGACGACATACCCTTGAGCATGGATATTTGTCTTTCTAACATATCACTATATTCATTTCATACTTCCGTCATCTTGCTGCATTCTATtgtctcttcagtttcatcttgtTTTGAGATTCATCTGTCCAAGTTAAGTAGTGGTGACAATGAGATTGTATTTTGTATACCTTCTCTGGATATTTGGTTACACATGTCGGATTGGAGCACTGTTGTAGATCTTATTGGTTGCTATTCTCAGGACCAAAACAACACTGAAGTTATGGTTGAATCATCAGAGAACTCAAGTTTAGGAACACTGGAACTTCCTAAAGATTCGTCTGGAAATGTAATTGAGGCTTCTCCTGAGTCACCAACAACATCGTTACATTCTAACAAAGATTTTCAGGAATCCGGTAATCTGATTTTGAAGTCAGAGGAGATAGACATTTCACTTCATTTTCCACTCTCGGTTAGAGaaacatttgacattttgagGGAACCTTAA